One segment of Pleomorphomonas sp. PLEO DNA contains the following:
- a CDS encoding 2Fe-2S iron-sulfur cluster-binding protein, with protein sequence MPKITYISHEGTRYEVEAEIGTTVMENAVKNLVPGIEAECGGACSCATCHVYVDEAWVAATGEPEPMEEDMLDFAADPRPTSRLSCQIKVNSDLDGLVVHMPARQA encoded by the coding sequence ATGCCCAAGATCACCTACATCTCTCACGAAGGCACCCGCTATGAGGTGGAGGCCGAGATCGGCACCACGGTGATGGAGAATGCCGTCAAGAATCTTGTTCCTGGCATCGAGGCCGAATGCGGCGGCGCTTGTTCCTGCGCCACCTGCCACGTCTACGTCGACGAGGCCTGGGTGGCGGCCACCGGCGAGCCCGAGCCGATGGAAGAGGACATGCTGGATTTCGCCGCCGATCCCAGGCCTACTTCTCGTCTCTCCTGCCAGATCAAGGTGAACAGCGATCTCGACGGGCTGGTGGTGCACATGCCGGCGCGGCAAGCGTGA
- a CDS encoding acyltransferase family protein has translation MRMKALDGWRGIGALAVCFIHLQLNGYLTSVPSLDSWTLAVDFFFVLSGFVIARVYADELADGERVAIFAVRRLGRLWPLHLSMLALFIVVELAKLALQRETGFSSEHAAFAAARNPSDILPIALFLQTVRLGPELTWNFPSWSISAEIWTYAVFALVAVRTAGRPDRRMVVAGVIALAAWLILVVDITGRGMISTDVFGIVRCLLGFFSGVLAECLHRRGSFRSLADGRAEIPMALAGIGLVWATASLPEARYFAPLVFLALVFAHADDRGLLSRFMATWPVQWLGRLSYSIYLTHLFLVAYVVPRLSQTIDRLMPDAVATREGLVAAIYIALVMAFSLATWRFIELPGQRLAAAIAGRIRQSQTLSSKYSRSQLEITRL, from the coding sequence ATGCGCATGAAGGCACTCGACGGCTGGAGAGGGATTGGGGCGCTCGCCGTCTGCTTTATCCATCTGCAGCTCAACGGCTACTTGACCTCGGTGCCATCGCTGGACTCCTGGACGCTGGCGGTCGACTTCTTCTTCGTGCTCTCCGGCTTCGTCATCGCCCGCGTCTACGCCGACGAACTGGCCGACGGCGAGCGGGTCGCCATATTCGCGGTGCGGCGTCTTGGTCGCTTGTGGCCGCTGCATCTGTCCATGCTGGCGCTGTTTATCGTCGTCGAGCTGGCGAAGCTGGCGCTGCAGCGCGAGACGGGGTTCTCCTCGGAACACGCCGCTTTCGCCGCCGCCCGCAATCCGTCCGACATTCTGCCGATCGCCCTGTTCCTGCAAACGGTCCGTCTCGGCCCCGAACTCACCTGGAATTTCCCGAGCTGGAGCATTTCGGCCGAAATCTGGACCTACGCGGTCTTTGCGCTGGTTGCCGTCCGGACGGCGGGCCGCCCTGACCGACGTATGGTGGTGGCCGGCGTCATCGCGCTGGCGGCTTGGCTCATCCTCGTCGTGGACATCACCGGTCGCGGCATGATCAGTACCGACGTATTCGGCATCGTCCGCTGTCTCCTGGGCTTCTTCTCCGGTGTTCTCGCGGAGTGTCTGCATCGCCGGGGATCGTTCCGGTCACTCGCCGACGGTCGGGCGGAGATCCCAATGGCGCTAGCGGGTATTGGCCTCGTCTGGGCAACTGCCTCGCTGCCGGAAGCTCGCTACTTTGCGCCTCTGGTGTTCCTCGCCTTGGTATTCGCCCATGCCGACGATCGCGGCCTGCTATCGCGCTTCATGGCAACCTGGCCCGTGCAGTGGCTGGGCCGGCTCTCCTACTCGATCTACCTGACCCACCTGTTCCTGGTCGCCTATGTCGTGCCGCGCCTGTCGCAGACCATCGACCGGCTGATGCCGGATGCGGTGGCGACACGCGAGGGCCTTGTGGCGGCGATCTACATTGCCTTGGTGATGGCCTTCTCGTTGGCCACATGGCGGTTCATCGAGCTGCCGGGGCAGCGTCTCGCGGCGGCAATCGCCGGCCGCATCCGCCAGTCTCAGACGTTGAGCAGCAAGTACTCGCGTTCCCAGCTCGAGATAACGCGGTTGTAG
- a CDS encoding glutamine synthetase family protein, with amino-acid sequence MPTASDVAPRFSNQADAIHWLRDRRINEVECIIPDMNGIMRGKIVPREDFIRIIDAGIRLPEFVFFQAVTGDSAVESKIVNPLDRDIRCIPDLATLRLVPWYDEPTAQVICDCHFADGRLVDFAPRSVLRRVIELYADRGIRPVVAPEVEFYLTGQNDDPDLPLEVPIGLSGRKESGSQAYGIEHANDYDHVVNQMYDYCEASRIEIATMAHEAGPAQLEMNFRHGDPIELADQTFLFKRTARLAARKYGMVATFMAMPHQEMPGSATHIHQSVVGVADGRNIFANPDGSDTEELHHYIGGLQRYVPMSMSLFCPNVNSYRRIRLESDAPINVHWGRDNRTCGLRVPDSGPESRRVENRVIGADSNPYIATATTLACGLIGLEDKIEPDEAVTVDAKTLGVTLPIHLSDALIELGDCERLKTVLGARFVEAYIDVKQLELRLYNRVISSWEREYLLLNV; translated from the coding sequence ATGCCTACCGCTTCGGACGTCGCGCCGCGCTTTTCCAACCAGGCTGACGCCATCCACTGGCTTCGCGATCGTCGTATCAACGAGGTCGAGTGCATCATTCCGGACATGAACGGCATCATGCGCGGCAAGATCGTGCCGCGCGAAGATTTTATCCGCATCATCGACGCCGGCATCCGGCTTCCGGAATTCGTATTCTTCCAGGCAGTGACCGGTGACAGTGCCGTCGAGAGCAAGATCGTCAACCCACTCGACCGCGACATCCGCTGCATCCCCGATCTTGCCACGCTGCGCCTCGTGCCCTGGTATGACGAGCCGACGGCGCAGGTGATTTGCGACTGCCATTTCGCCGATGGCCGCCTCGTCGACTTCGCGCCCCGCTCGGTTCTGCGTCGCGTCATCGAACTCTACGCCGATCGCGGCATCCGCCCGGTGGTGGCCCCTGAGGTGGAATTCTACCTGACCGGCCAGAACGACGACCCAGATCTGCCGCTGGAAGTGCCGATTGGTCTATCCGGCCGCAAGGAAAGCGGCAGCCAAGCCTACGGCATCGAGCACGCCAACGACTACGACCACGTCGTCAACCAGATGTATGACTATTGCGAGGCCTCGCGCATCGAGATCGCCACCATGGCGCACGAGGCCGGCCCGGCTCAGCTTGAGATGAATTTCCGCCACGGCGACCCGATCGAGCTTGCCGACCAGACATTCCTGTTCAAGCGCACCGCCCGCCTCGCCGCCCGCAAGTACGGCATGGTCGCCACGTTCATGGCCATGCCGCATCAGGAAATGCCGGGCTCGGCCACCCATATCCACCAGTCAGTGGTCGGCGTCGCCGACGGTCGCAACATCTTCGCCAATCCCGACGGCAGCGACACTGAAGAGCTGCACCACTATATCGGCGGCCTGCAGCGCTATGTTCCGATGTCGATGAGCCTGTTCTGCCCCAACGTGAACAGCTACCGCCGCATTCGTCTCGAAAGCGACGCGCCGATCAACGTCCACTGGGGGCGCGACAATCGCACCTGTGGCCTGCGCGTGCCGGATTCGGGACCGGAATCGCGCCGCGTCGAGAACCGGGTGATCGGTGCCGACAGCAATCCCTACATTGCCACGGCGACAACGCTGGCCTGCGGTCTGATCGGTCTTGAGGACAAGATTGAGCCGGACGAAGCGGTGACGGTCGACGCCAAGACGCTCGGCGTGACGCTGCCCATCCATCTGTCGGATGCGCTGATCGAACTTGGCGACTGCGAACGCCTGAAAACCGTGCTGGGCGCCCGCTTCGTCGAGGCCTACATCGACGTCAAGCAGCTTGAACTCAGGCTCTACAACCGCGTTATCTCGAGCTGGGAACGCGAGTACTTGCTGCTCAACGTCTGA
- a CDS encoding histidine phosphatase family protein encodes MPRLFLLRHAKSPPALSGQKDFDRPLAERGRAAVAVVGRHMAKEGHVPDLVLCSPSARTRETLEELRPFLPDHVAMDYVRDLYEASLGAMLKVIASHADSSERLLVVGHNPSIHRLATTLPGEGDPGMLAQLEERFPTGSLAVIDFSVAWRDVGPGSGRLVAFVTPADLGAPAGD; translated from the coding sequence ATGCCACGTCTTTTTCTTCTCCGTCACGCCAAATCGCCGCCGGCTCTCTCCGGCCAGAAGGATTTCGACCGGCCGCTCGCCGAACGGGGAAGGGCGGCCGTGGCGGTTGTCGGCCGCCATATGGCCAAAGAGGGTCATGTGCCCGATCTCGTTCTCTGCTCGCCATCGGCGCGGACACGCGAGACGCTGGAGGAATTGCGGCCATTTCTGCCGGATCACGTCGCCATGGATTACGTGCGCGATCTCTATGAGGCTTCGCTGGGAGCGATGCTCAAGGTGATCGCCAGTCACGCCGACAGTTCCGAGCGGCTTCTGGTGGTGGGGCATAATCCGTCGATCCACCGACTGGCGACGACACTTCCGGGGGAGGGCGATCCCGGCATGTTGGCCCAGCTTGAGGAGAGGTTTCCAACCGGTTCGTTGGCCGTGATCGATTTCTCCGTCGCTTGGCGGGACGTTGGGCCTGGCAGCGGCCGGCTCGTAGCCTTTGTGACGCCGGCCGATCTCGGCGCTCCGGCTGGCGACTGA
- a CDS encoding YcjX family protein → MSFTTLSDGARIALDNMADFAWSLGSPSLRLGVTGLSRAGKTVFITALIHNLTHGGRLPMFEPWRAGRLLGAEIRPQLHPDVPTFDYRGHVRKLTDARVWPESTRQISELRLTIAYESATFLGRSLGRGKLDLDIVDYPGEWLLDLPLLSKDFRTFSRETLERAREPRRNGIATDWLVHSAGIDPLGPADDETAGRLHELFSAYLGAARGGSLALSMVPPGRFLMPGDLAGSPALTFAPLDLPETGEAPRDSLWAMMESRFEAYKDVVVRPFFRTHFARLDRQVVLVDVLAALNGGREALLDLEVALGEILACFRPGHASWLGQILTRRIDRILFAATKADHLHHASHDRLELILRRLTDRAIARASFSGAEVDVKALAAVRATREATIRRNGESLPCILGVPQEGELFDDHLYDGKEEIALFPGDLPDNPQALFRAPEAEEQPLDALRFLRFRPPPVEVTAEGVSLSLPHIRLDRALDFLLGDRLA, encoded by the coding sequence GTGAGCTTCACCACGCTATCCGACGGGGCGCGTATCGCCCTCGACAACATGGCCGATTTCGCCTGGAGTCTCGGTTCGCCATCGCTTCGGCTCGGTGTCACCGGATTGTCTCGCGCCGGCAAGACCGTGTTCATTACGGCGCTGATCCACAACCTGACGCATGGCGGCCGGCTGCCGATGTTCGAGCCGTGGCGGGCGGGGCGGTTGCTGGGGGCGGAGATCCGGCCGCAGCTTCATCCCGACGTCCCGACCTTCGATTATCGCGGCCATGTCCGGAAGTTGACCGATGCCCGCGTCTGGCCGGAGTCGACCCGGCAGATCTCCGAGCTGCGTCTCACCATCGCCTATGAGAGCGCCACCTTCCTCGGTCGGTCGCTGGGGCGCGGCAAGCTCGATCTGGACATCGTCGACTACCCCGGCGAATGGTTGCTCGACCTGCCGCTCCTGTCCAAGGATTTCCGTACCTTTTCCCGCGAGACGCTGGAACGGGCGCGCGAGCCGCGACGCAACGGCATCGCCACCGACTGGCTCGTCCATAGCGCCGGCATCGATCCGCTGGGGCCCGCCGATGACGAGACAGCGGGACGCTTGCACGAACTGTTCTCGGCCTATCTCGGCGCGGCGCGCGGCGGCAGTCTCGCGCTTTCCATGGTGCCGCCCGGTCGCTTTCTGATGCCGGGGGATTTGGCCGGTTCGCCGGCGCTGACCTTTGCCCCGCTCGATCTGCCGGAGACCGGCGAGGCGCCGCGCGACAGCCTGTGGGCGATGATGGAGAGCCGCTTCGAGGCCTATAAGGATGTGGTGGTCCGGCCATTCTTCCGTACCCATTTCGCCCGTCTCGACCGGCAGGTGGTGCTGGTGGACGTGCTGGCGGCACTGAACGGCGGACGCGAGGCGCTGCTTGACCTTGAAGTGGCGCTCGGCGAGATCCTCGCTTGTTTTCGTCCGGGACACGCCTCCTGGCTTGGGCAGATTTTGACGCGGCGTATCGACCGCATCCTGTTCGCCGCCACCAAAGCCGATCATCTGCACCATGCGAGCCACGATCGGCTGGAGTTGATCCTCCGCCGGCTCACTGACCGGGCGATCGCCCGCGCGTCGTTTTCCGGCGCCGAGGTGGACGTCAAAGCTCTGGCGGCCGTGCGGGCGACGCGCGAGGCAACGATCCGCCGCAACGGCGAGAGCCTGCCCTGCATTCTTGGCGTGCCGCAGGAGGGCGAGCTTTTCGACGATCATCTCTATGACGGCAAGGAAGAAATCGCCCTGTTCCCCGGTGACCTGCCGGACAATCCACAGGCCCTGTTCCGCGCGCCCGAGGCGGAGGAGCAGCCGCTTGATGCGCTCCGTTTCCTGCGGTTCCGGCCGCCGCCGGTGGAAGTGACGGCCGAGGGTGTCAGTCTGTCGCTGCCGCACATCCGCCTCGACCGCGCCCTCGATTTTCTGCTTGGAGACCGCCTGGCATGA
- a CDS encoding YcjF family protein — MTRRPTAFDLSADDVSHVRPGEAPSSDATVIVEEAVEAEDLPVPLLPVRRRFAWSRLFFGAVAGILSMAVGLWLDQLVRELFARDDWLGWLAIALIALAVIAVVAIAVREIAGLIWLRRIDRMRRRADLAAARDDRPEAEAVVSELVTLYADRPELALGRRATEARVDDIIDGRDRLVLAEADLLAPLDAAARRLVSDAAARVSVVTAVSPRAAVDVIFVVVATLGLIRRLAALYGGRPGFMGMARLTRLVLTHLAVTGSIAVGDGLAQQLIGHGLAAKLSARLGEGVINGLLTARVGVAAIDVCRPLPFLERRRPQISEIMAGIRAPRAK, encoded by the coding sequence ATGACGCGTCGCCCCACCGCCTTCGATCTTTCTGCCGACGACGTCAGCCACGTCCGTCCGGGCGAGGCGCCATCATCGGATGCCACCGTCATTGTCGAGGAGGCAGTGGAGGCCGAGGATTTGCCGGTGCCGCTGCTGCCGGTCCGCCGGCGATTTGCCTGGTCGCGGCTGTTCTTCGGCGCGGTCGCCGGTATTCTGTCAATGGCGGTCGGGCTCTGGCTCGACCAACTGGTCCGCGAGCTGTTTGCGCGCGATGATTGGCTCGGCTGGCTGGCGATTGCCCTGATCGCTCTCGCCGTTATCGCCGTGGTCGCGATTGCCGTCCGCGAGATCGCTGGCCTCATCTGGCTGAGGCGGATCGATCGCATGCGCCGGCGTGCCGATCTCGCCGCCGCCCGCGATGATCGGCCGGAAGCTGAAGCGGTGGTGAGTGAATTGGTCACGCTCTATGCCGACCGGCCCGAGCTTGCACTCGGACGGCGAGCGACGGAGGCCCGTGTCGACGACATCATCGACGGCCGCGACCGGCTGGTGCTGGCCGAGGCCGATCTTCTCGCCCCACTCGACGCAGCCGCGCGGCGGCTGGTGTCGGATGCCGCCGCCCGTGTGTCGGTGGTGACGGCGGTGTCGCCGCGTGCCGCCGTCGACGTCATCTTCGTGGTGGTGGCGACGCTGGGCCTGATCCGCCGCCTTGCCGCTCTCTATGGTGGCCGACCGGGGTTCATGGGGATGGCGCGGCTGACCCGTCTTGTCCTCACCCACCTCGCGGTGACCGGCTCGATCGCGGTCGGCGATGGTCTGGCGCAGCAACTGATCGGTCACGGACTTGCCGCCAAGCTGTCGGCGCGCCTTGGCGAGGGAGTGATCAACGGTCTTCTGACCGCCCGTGTCGGCGTTGCCGCCATCGATGTCTGCCGCCCCCTGCCGTTCCTCGAACGGCGGCGGCCGCAGATCTCCGAAATCATGGCCGGCATCCGGGCGCCGCGCGCCAAATAG
- a CDS encoding flagellar hook protein FlgE: protein MGILTAMNSAVGGLGAQSFALENISGNIANSSTTGFKRKDTSFADLVRGNASNPARVTAGSVSASSRSTITLDGDIQGSKVDTHLAINGTGFFSVSADPLDNTLGTRYTRAGDFEQYYDSRDGQTYLRNGSGYSLIGINQSPAVGEDPKGPITVDKTSQSAKASTEITYKLNLPTEPVTTNSTAHPTVSTANIYDPDWPSATTSATTAPISYQIASTGKVVGTQVSDFMSNSISGGTVTVYDAQGTPAVVQLRWSKFDEASTGRSEWGLFYRNQETYSASDSTIPVWTQIPSGTSVTNGTLGRQAITDGTHAPGALGWTETYATPVAGTGFFFDSAGKQLDSTSALPINNLTVGGKNFGTIALDMGATEFADKNGLATANQLTQDGYSTGAFEGLSIDDNSGIVSYNYSNGQTVAKWKIPIVAFNGASYLKAEDGGAYTETIQSGSPIDIDGALSSSALEASNVDISEEFTKLIVTQQAFSANSKVITTADQMMSDILQIIR, encoded by the coding sequence ATGGGTATCCTGACCGCAATGAACTCGGCCGTCGGTGGCCTTGGAGCTCAGTCCTTCGCCCTTGAGAATATCTCGGGCAATATTGCCAACTCATCGACGACTGGCTTCAAACGCAAAGACACCAGCTTCGCCGACCTCGTGCGCGGCAATGCTTCCAATCCCGCCCGCGTTACAGCGGGTAGCGTGAGCGCCTCGTCGCGCTCGACCATCACACTCGACGGCGATATCCAGGGATCCAAGGTCGATACCCATCTCGCCATCAACGGCACGGGCTTCTTCTCGGTGTCTGCCGATCCGCTCGATAACACCCTTGGCACCCGCTACACCCGCGCCGGCGATTTCGAGCAGTATTATGATTCCCGCGACGGCCAGACTTACCTGCGCAACGGCTCCGGCTACAGCCTGATCGGCATCAACCAGTCGCCGGCGGTGGGTGAGGATCCGAAGGGCCCGATCACCGTCGACAAGACGTCGCAGAGCGCCAAAGCCAGCACAGAGATCACCTACAAGCTCAACCTGCCCACGGAACCGGTGACGACCAACTCCACCGCCCATCCAACGGTGAGCACGGCCAACATCTACGATCCTGACTGGCCGTCCGCCACGACCTCGGCGACGACTGCGCCCATCAGCTATCAGATCGCCAGCACTGGCAAGGTGGTTGGTACCCAAGTCTCCGATTTCATGAGCAATTCGATTTCCGGTGGAACCGTCACGGTTTACGACGCCCAGGGCACGCCGGCCGTCGTCCAGCTCCGCTGGTCGAAATTCGACGAGGCGAGCACCGGACGCAGCGAGTGGGGCCTGTTCTATCGCAACCAGGAGACATACAGCGCATCTGATAGCACCATTCCCGTCTGGACGCAGATCCCCTCGGGCACCTCGGTCACCAACGGTACGCTCGGTCGGCAGGCGATCACCGACGGCACTCATGCACCGGGCGCGCTTGGCTGGACGGAGACCTACGCCACCCCCGTTGCCGGCACAGGCTTCTTCTTCGATAGCGCCGGCAAGCAGCTCGATTCGACCTCGGCGCTTCCCATTAACAACCTCACTGTCGGTGGCAAGAATTTCGGCACGATCGCCCTCGACATGGGGGCCACGGAATTTGCCGACAAGAACGGCCTTGCCACAGCCAACCAGTTGACGCAGGACGGTTATTCGACCGGCGCCTTCGAGGGGCTGTCGATCGACGATAATAGCGGCATCGTCAGCTACAACTATTCGAACGGCCAGACCGTCGCGAAGTGGAAGATCCCGATCGTCGCCTTCAACGGTGCGAGCTATCTGAAGGCGGAAGACGGCGGCGCCTATACCGAGACCATCCAGAGTGGCAGCCCGATCGATATCGACGGCGCGCTGTCGAGTTCGGCTCTCGAAGCGTCCAACGTGGATATCTCCGAGGAATTCACCAAGCTGATCGTAACGCAGCAGGCGTTCTCGGCCAATTCCAAGGTGATTACCACCGCCGACCAGATGATGTCGGACATCCTGCAGATCATCCGCTGA
- the flgK gene encoding flagellar hook-associated protein FlgK, with amino-acid sequence MPVSSALSTALSGIRTTQEQLGVTSANIANAKSTGYSRQTSSSSPQVAGGRVYGVQASQVTREINLLVQKQWRTSQANSAYADTRVTSLSALDSYWGAPNSSSSLNSVFSAFTTSLQKLATTPSDTATQGSAVSASQTLVTRLNQLSSDVQSLRQEAETNISDAVSRVNSLLSTIADLDKQVVAVGAGGTNSTAGLQDKRDAAIDELSEYMDIHVTDQPGGAVAISLTDGTQLYDDVPVTLSFDQQGVVDASRVYSTDDTQRSLGTIRISSGSGSGVDLFKSGSIRSGKIAAYKELRDDTLVDAQAQLDTIAATLSKATSTRQASGTTATTATTAGYTMDISGLTEGNTLKVGYTNASGTTSSITFVAYNGGTAPGNGFTPEPGDTVVGIDLSSATDVGTQIANALNAATGSTDFSGGVVTSGSTSTMTLAASTVAASHGTINSVSGEISSSEQGGYQAYPLFIDGSTGKAYSGLNNGTDNITGLAGRISVNPKVVADPSLTVKYSSGTLSGDGTRPQAILDALDSRVYSYSSSIGIGSSTTPFTGTFEGLLSQVVNTQGALVEDAQNVADGQSVVTSNLKERYDNSRSVDLDTELASLIQLQTSYSANARVLSVAQELMDTLMNAFQ; translated from the coding sequence ATGCCTGTTTCGAGTGCCCTTTCCACGGCCCTGTCCGGCATCAGGACGACCCAAGAGCAGTTGGGCGTCACGTCGGCCAATATCGCCAATGCCAAGAGCACCGGCTACAGCCGCCAGACGTCGTCCTCATCACCGCAGGTCGCCGGTGGGCGGGTCTATGGTGTCCAGGCCAGTCAGGTCACGCGCGAGATCAACCTTCTCGTGCAGAAGCAGTGGCGGACCTCTCAGGCCAACTCGGCCTATGCCGATACGCGCGTCACTTCGCTCTCGGCGCTCGACAGCTACTGGGGCGCTCCCAACAGCAGCAGTTCGCTGAATTCGGTCTTTAGCGCCTTCACCACCTCGCTGCAAAAACTGGCGACGACGCCGAGCGATACGGCGACGCAGGGCAGCGCCGTGTCGGCCTCCCAGACCCTCGTCACCCGTCTCAACCAGCTGTCGAGCGACGTTCAGTCGCTGCGCCAGGAGGCGGAAACCAATATCTCCGATGCCGTCAGCCGCGTGAACTCGCTGCTATCGACCATTGCCGATCTCGACAAGCAGGTGGTCGCCGTCGGCGCCGGCGGCACCAACAGCACCGCTGGCTTGCAGGACAAGCGGGACGCGGCCATCGACGAGCTGTCCGAATACATGGACATCCACGTCACCGACCAGCCCGGTGGCGCCGTCGCCATCTCGCTGACCGACGGCACCCAGCTCTACGACGACGTGCCGGTGACGCTGAGCTTCGACCAGCAGGGCGTAGTCGACGCCTCGCGCGTTTATTCCACTGACGATACCCAGCGTTCGCTCGGCACCATCCGCATCAGTTCCGGTTCCGGTTCCGGCGTCGATCTGTTCAAGAGCGGCTCCATTCGCTCGGGCAAGATCGCCGCTTACAAGGAGTTGCGCGACGATACTCTGGTCGACGCCCAGGCCCAGCTCGATACCATTGCCGCGACCCTGTCGAAGGCCACATCGACGCGGCAAGCCTCCGGGACCACCGCCACCACAGCCACCACCGCCGGCTACACGATGGATATCTCCGGGCTTACCGAGGGTAATACCCTCAAGGTCGGATATACCAATGCTTCCGGCACCACGAGCTCGATCACCTTCGTCGCCTATAACGGTGGCACAGCCCCCGGCAATGGCTTCACCCCCGAGCCGGGCGATACGGTCGTCGGGATCGATCTTTCCAGCGCCACCGACGTCGGCACCCAGATCGCCAACGCGCTCAACGCCGCCACCGGCAGCACCGATTTCTCCGGGGGGGTCGTCACATCGGGCTCCACCTCCACGATGACCCTCGCGGCATCGACGGTGGCGGCCAGTCATGGCACCATCAACAGTGTCAGCGGCGAGATCTCGTCGAGCGAGCAGGGGGGCTACCAAGCCTATCCGCTGTTCATCGACGGCTCTACCGGCAAGGCCTACTCCGGCCTGAACAACGGCACTGACAACATTACCGGCCTCGCAGGGCGCATCTCGGTCAATCCCAAGGTGGTGGCCGATCCCTCGCTGACGGTGAAATACAGCAGCGGTACCTTATCGGGCGATGGCACGCGGCCGCAGGCGATCCTCGATGCGCTCGATAGCCGCGTCTATTCCTATTCCTCCTCGATCGGCATCGGCTCGTCGACGACCCCGTTCACCGGCACCTTCGAGGGGCTGCTGTCGCAGGTCGTCAACACCCAGGGTGCCCTGGTCGAGGACGCGCAGAATGTGGCCGACGGCCAGTCGGTGGTCACCTCCAACCTCAAGGAGCGCTACGACAATAGCCGCTCCGTCGACCTCGACACCGAGCTTGCGTCGCTCATCCAGCTACAGACGTCCTATTCGGCCAACGCCCGGGTGCTTTCGGTGGCGCAGGAGCTGATGGACACGCTGATGAACGCGTTCCAGTAG
- the flbT gene encoding flagellar biosynthesis repressor FlbT, translating to MTLKVELKPGERIIIGESMITNDDQRTRLYIEGNAPILREKDILTVDSANTPAKRIYLAVQLMYLSQEVTKFQDNYFSLIHDIMLAAPSTIPFVAKISNYMIADQLYKALKEARALIDHEKKIFAALNSASAEGK from the coding sequence ATGACCCTCAAGGTTGAACTGAAGCCCGGCGAACGCATCATCATCGGCGAGTCGATGATCACCAACGATGATCAGCGTACGCGCCTCTACATCGAGGGCAACGCCCCGATCCTTCGCGAGAAGGATATCCTGACCGTCGATTCGGCCAACACACCGGCCAAGCGAATCTACCTCGCCGTACAGCTCATGTACCTGTCGCAAGAGGTCACCAAGTTCCAGGACAACTATTTCTCGCTGATCCATGACATCATGCTGGCGGCGCCGAGCACCATCCCCTTCGTGGCCAAGATCAGCAACTACATGATCGCCGATCAGCTCTACAAGGCGCTGAAGGAAGCCCGCGCATTGATCGATCATGAAAAGAAGATCTTTGCCGCCCTGAATTCGGCATCGGCCGAGGGAAAATAG